Proteins from one Triplophysa dalaica isolate WHDGS20190420 chromosome 6, ASM1584641v1, whole genome shotgun sequence genomic window:
- the chd1l gene encoding chromodomain-helicase-DNA-binding protein 1-like — MSKFIRAVKNSIPEKDKSEITENDLKKWGLGVSIHLRSYQLDGVRWLSQCMKNQQGCILGDEMGLGKTCQTISLLAYARGCLNMHGPFLVLCPLSVLESWRQELERFCPSLSVICYTGDKERRAELQKELQNDRHFHVLLTTYEMALKDASYLNSWKWKILVVDEAHRLKNQHSLLHETLKKFTVGFRVLLTGTPVQNNIQEVYSLLNFIQPSVFPPDNVEDFVTAYADVQTDSILANELHEVLQPFLLRRVKAEVAAELPKKTELVVFHGLSALQKKYYKAILTRDIDAFRTDQSNKTRLLNILMQLRKCVDHPYLFDGVEPEPFEMGEHLMEASGKLSLLDPMLAYLQEGGHRVLLFSQMTRMLDILQDYLEYRGYSYERLDGSVRGEERNLAIKNFSTKDVFIFLLSTKAGGVGMNLTAADTVIFVDSDFNPQNDLQAAARAHRIGQTRAVKVIRLLGRDTVEEIIYSRAVSKLRLTNTVIEEGRFSLLDQAQSAASGLQLSEILKFGVDKLLSSDESSIQDVDLRQILGLSRNGQWVMDEEHVIPNESDEEVDEDEDMEGQNHMYFFEGRDYSKDPSEEDEKTFELILERQLAELDDAGKESRSLRNKAGVFLSGPLIEPGRKRRPLTNEELEQRRQKGQEAAAKRAKLQEERKRQQEELSHKKKMAWWDSCGYRSLCLPCVDSEGEDMEPDEDEDVSLSSTESDHSAIRYVLGDVTHPKADREDAIIVHCVDDSGHWGRGGLFTALELRSDEPCKQYELAGDMKDLELGNVLLFPIDDKQSRFSGKDYLALIVAQQRDKANNLSGIRLTALEEALMKIYRFAKQKKASVHLPRIGHSTKGFNWYGTERLIRKHLASKGIPTSIYYYSRSSSTKASTTSTTSPSNSRSVCAPVASSPAGSPHSHSPSGGSKGPKKSPELSVTSQKGQSPSRLADFMRGVHVYFYNMAATEKKKLARYLITYDGDEEDLMSSHVTHIVAEVDSPFHAQELQDVLRQYPQAILVKKKWLESCFANQRKVNASKYVISLT, encoded by the exons ATGTCTAAGTTCATTCGAGCTGTTAAAAACAGCATACCAGAAAAAGACAAATCGGAAATTACGGAGAATGACTTGAAAAAGTGGGGGCTAGGCGTAT CTATTCATCTGAGGTCCTATCAGCTAGATGGAGTGAGATGGCTCTCACAGTGTATGAAGAATCAGCAGGGATGTATTCTTGGTGATGAAATGGGTCTGGGAAAGACGTGCCAG ACCATCTCTCTGCTGGCATACGCAAGAGGATGCCTTAATATGCATGGACCGTTCCTTGTGCTGTGccctttgtctgttttggagagCTGGAGGCAAGAGTTGGAACG TTTCTGTCCCAGTCTCTCCGTGATCTGTTACACTGGGGATAAAGAGAGAAGGGCGGAGCTCCAGAAGGAACTCCAGAATGATAGACACTTCCATGTTCTTCTCACCACCTATGAG ATGGCCTTGAAAGATGCCAGCTACTTAAACAG TTGGAAATGGAAGATTTTGGTTGTAGATGAAGCTCACAGGCTGAAGAACCAGCACTCATTGTTACACGAAACCCTCAAAAAG TTTACAGTTGGATTTCGAGTGCTTCTGACAGGAACTCCCGTTCAGAACAACATTCAGGAAGTCTATTCTCTCCTCAATTTCATTCAGCCTAGTGTGTTTCCACCTGACAATGTTGAAGACTTTGTCACTGCCTATGCAGACGTACAGACTGACTCTATTTTAG CCAATGAGCTTCATGAAGTCCTCCAGCCCTTTCTGCTACGCAGGGTTAAGGCAGAGGTGGCGGCCGAACTGCCCAAGAAGACAGAACTTGTGGTTTTTCACGGGCTGTCTGCCCTTCAGAAGAAATATTATAAAGCTATTCTGACGAGAGACATTG atGCCTTTAGGACCGATCAAAGCAATAAGACCCGACTGTTGAACATTTTAATGCAGCTAAGGAAATGTGTGGATCATCCCTACTTGTTTGATG GTGTGGAACCTGAACCGTTTGAGATGGGAGAGCATTTAATGGAGGCCAGCGGGAAGCTTTCTTTGCTGGACCCCATGTTGGCGTACCTTCAGGAGGG GGGCCACCGGGTTCTTTTGTTCTCTCAGATGACCAGGATGCTGGATATTCTGCAAGATTACTTGGAGTACAGAG GTTACAGTTATGAGCGTCTGGATGGCTCTGTCCGGGGAGAGGAACGTAACCTAGCTATTAAAAACTTCAGCACTAAAGATGTGTTTATATTCCTCCTCAGTACCAAAGCTG GAGGGGTTGGAATGAACCTTACAGCAGCAGACACTGTGATCTTTGTGGACAGTGACTTTAACCCACAGAATGATCTGCAGGCAGCAGCGAGGGCCCACAGGATTGGACAAACAAG GGCTGTTAAAGTCATCCGCCTCCTCGGAAGAGATACAGTTGAGGAGATAATTTATTCTCGTGCTGTTTCGAAACTACGTCTCACAAACACAGTGATTGAGGAGGGACGTTTTTCTCTGCTGGACCAGGCTCAGTCTGCAGCGTCTGGCCTTCAG TTGAGTGAGATCCTGAAGTTTGGTGTGGATAAGCTACTGTCATCAGATGAGAGCTCTATTCAGGATGTGGATCTCAGGCAGATCCTAGGATTGTCCCGCAACGGACAATGGGTTATGGACGAAGAGCATGTCATACCTAATGAGAGTGATGAAGAGGTTGATGAGGATGAGGATATGGAGGGGCAAA ACCACATGTACTTCTTTGAGGGGAGAGACTACTCTAAAGACCCCAGTGAAGAGGATGAGAAGACCTTTGAACTGATACTGGAGAGGCAGCTCGCTGAACTAGATGATGCTGGGAAAGAGAGCCGCTCTCTACGAAATAAAGCTGGG GTTTTCCTTTCTGGGCCTCTAATCGAGCCAGGGAGGAAGAGGAGGCCTCTTACCAATGAAGAGTTGGAACAGAGACGTCAGAAGGGACAAGAGGCGGCTGCAAAGAGAGCGAAGCTACAGGAGGAGAGGAAGAGACAACAGGAAGAACTAAGtcataaaaaaaa AATGGCTTGGTGGGACTCATGTGGCTACAGATCACTGTGCTTGCCCTGCGTCGACAGCGAGGGGGAAGATATGGAAcctgatgaagatgaagatgtcAGCTTGAGCTCAACCGAATCAGATCATTCAGCCATTCGCTATGTGCTGGGTGATGTGACCCACCCAAAGGCTGATCGAGAGGATGCTATCATTGTGCACTGTGTTG aCGACTCTGGACACTGGGGAAGAGGAGGATTGTTTACCGCTCTGGAGCTCCGATCAGATGAGCCGTGCAAGCAGTACGAGTTGGCTGGTGACATGAAAG atttagAGTTGGGGAATGTTCTGCTTTTTCCTATTGATGACAAGCAGTCCAGATTCAGCGGAAAAGACTAT CTAGCATTAATAGTTGCTCAGCAGAGAGATAAAGCCAACAACCTATCAGGCATTCGACTCACCGCTTTGGAGGAGGCCCTGATGAAGATCTATAGATTTGCCAAACAAAAAAAGG CAAGTGTCCATCTGCCTCGGATTGGCCACTCCACTAAAGGCTTCAACTGGTATGGTACAGAGAGACTCATACGAAAGCATCTGGCCTCCAAAGGCATCCCTACGTCAAT CTACTATTACAGCCGATCCTCCTCCACAAAAGCTTCCACTACATCTACAACCTCTCCATCTAACTCACGTTCAGTCTGTGCCCCTGTAGCATCATCACCTGCCGGGTCCCCACACTCCCACAGTCCTTCTGGTGGCAGTAAAGGCCCAAAAAAGTCACCAGAGCTCTCGGTTACGTCCCAAAAAGGTCAAAGTCCATCGAGGTTGGCTGACTTCATGAGAGGTGTTCATGTCTACTTCTACAACATGGCTGCTACAGAAAAGAAGAAGCTCGCCCGGTACTTGATCAC GTATGACGGTGATGAAGAGGATCTTATGAGCTCGCACGTTACTCACATTGTAGCAGAGGTTGACAGCCCTTTTCATGCACAG GAACTGCAAGATGTATTGCGTCAGTACCCTCAGGCTATTCTTGTAAAGAAAAAGTGGTTGGAGTCTTGCTTTGCGAACCAAAGGAAAGTCAATGCCTCTAAATATGTAATTTCATTAACTTGA
- the sft2d2a gene encoding SFT2 domain containing 2a: MDKLRAFLGGRDHGNNENRNVLQVANEASTLGWGTRVKGFIACMVIGIVCSILGVCCLFIPKMGIIIFIVFYTFGNVCSLVSTMFLMGPVNQLKRMCDKTRAFATIVMITCLVLTLCAAFWWKIFALTLLFVILQVIAFAWYGLSYIPFARDAILKFFSMLCSKCVK; this comes from the exons ATGGACAAACTCAGGGCATTTCTGGGTGGTCGTGATCATGGAAACAATGAAAACCGTAATGTACTGCAG GTGGCGAATGAAGCGTCCACGCTGGGATGGGGAACTCGAGTGAAAGGATTCATCGCCTGTATGGTCATCGGAATAGTTTGTTCTATCTTG GGAGTGTGTTGCCTGTTTATTCCCAAAATGGGTATAAttatcttcattgttttttACACATTCGGCAATGTATGTTCCTTAGTAAG CACTATGTTTTTGATGGGACCTGTCAATCAGCTGAAACGTATGTGTGACAAGACCAGAGCCTTTGCTACAATTGTTATGATA ACATGTCTAGTTCTCACACTATGTGCAGCATTTTGG TGGAAAATCTTTGCACTTACTTTGCTGTTTGTCATTCTGCAAGTCATTGCATTTGCTTG gTATGGGCTATCATATATTCCATTTGCAAG AGACGCAATCCTGAAGTTTTTCTCCATGCTGTGCTCAAAGTGTGTGAAATGA
- the tmem45a gene encoding transmembrane protein 45A: MGSFKGHALPGSFFLITGLWWAGKQSFLYTARKNKSAGAGRLATRATQRRIEIFEAAVILSFSIIGMLAEQFLAGGPKFHLYDSSSQRWEQLMNWQHSTMYLFFAISGAVSLTVHSTDIAPLALDRMLLGLAFFNEGFLFLYHLHGRDMLDILVHTLLLYAVFGQALICFLEVFHRGNILLELLRATLTILQGSWFWQVGYVLYPPSEVKWDMKDHDNAMFVTLCYCWHLAFALFVVSVVYCSVLSCVRSKVRRMPPMEMGLLKPREKEVESEDEIL, from the exons ATGGGAAGTTTTAAAGGCCATGCTTTACCTGGAAGTTTCTTCCTAATAACTGGTTTGTGGTGGGCCGGAAAGCAGTCATTTCTGTACACTGCCCGCAAGAACAAAAGTGCTGGTGCAGGAAGGCTTGCAACCAGAGCTACCCAACGGCGCATAGAAATCTTTGAAGCTGCagtcattttgtcattttctattaTTG gCATGCTGGCAGAACAGTTTTTGGCAGGTGGGCCTAAGTTTCATCTGTATGATTCTTCCTCTCAGCGCTGGGAGCAGCTCATGAACTGGCAGCACAGCACCATGTACCTGTTCTTTGCTATCTCAGGAGCCGTATCGCTCACCGTCCACAGCACAGATATTGCCCCACTGGCATTAGACCGTATGCTTCTGGGTCTTGCCTTCTTTAATGAGG GATTCCTCTTTCTTTATCATTTGCACGGAAGAGACATGCTTGACATCCTCGTTCACACCCTTCTACTCTATGCCGTCTTTGGACAAGCTCTTATCTGCTTTCTGGAGGTTTTCCACAGGGGGAATATACTGCTAGAATTGCTAAGAGCCACTCTTACCATACTGCAGGGCAGCTGGTTCTGGCag GTTGGCTATGTGTTATACCCCCCTAGTGAAGTTAAATGGGATATGAAAGACCATGACAATGCTATGTTCGTAACACTATGCTATTGCTGGCATCTAGCATTTGCATTATTCGTTGTTTCTGTAGTGTACTGCTCTGTTCTCAG TTGTGTCCGTTCCAAAGTGAGGAGAATGCCACCCATGGAAATGGGGCTCTTGAAACCGAGGGAGAAAGAAGTGGAGTCTGAAGATGAAATTTTATGA
- the lnp1 gene encoding leukemia NUP98 fusion partner 1, which yields MDNEEDDDGNFTKWMSSYWGHGVGEDHNKARKRSFTRHSCIRNDRRASLPCMSQLEAMQNQIHANVGPSVHLMTREEKEMHSHPRARRVSSDESRTKVVGPECHIPTIPELSETLEKRLRFHNQKSISTDDTDSICLICHDELRNSRGGIRELHCAHHFHKERKCPEHGARPRSRSSAAACERGKEVPFCHAQEEYHLPHRQLSLRRQR from the exons ATGGACAatgaggaggatgatgatggGAACTTCACCAAGTGGATGAGCAGTTACTGGGGGCACGGAGTAGGAGAGGACCACAACAAAGCAAGGAAGAGGAGCTTCACGAGGCACTCGTGCATCAGAAATGACCGCCGTGCCTCTTTGCCCTGCATG TCACAGCTAGAGGCCATGCAGAATCAGATCCATGCAAATGTTGGGCCCTCTGTCCACCTAATGACCCGTGAAGAAAAAGAGATGCACTCCCACCCTCGGGCCCGCCGTGTGTCTTCAGACGAAAGCCGGACCAAAGTGGTGGGACCTGAGTGTCACATCCCCACCATTCCAGAGCTCTCCGAGACCTTGGAGAAGCGGCTACGTTTCCACAACCAGAAATCGATATCAACA gaTGATACGGACAGTATATGTCTTATTTGCCATGACGAATTGAGGAACAGCAGAGGTGGCATCCGAGAACTTCACTGCGCCCATCATTTCCATAAAGAG AGAAAATGTCCAGAGCATGGTGCACGACCACGTAGCAGGAGTTCTGCTGCTGCATGCGAGCGAGGGAAAGAGGTGCCATTCTGCCACGCCCAGGAAGAATACCACTTGCCCCATCGCCAGCTCTCTTTACGGAGACAACGTTAA